From Aegilops tauschii subsp. strangulata cultivar AL8/78 chromosome 5, Aet v6.0, whole genome shotgun sequence:
ataagaaattaaatgttattcaatatgctagtaaaactctagacaatgcccagagaaattatgccactactgaaaaagaattcctagcagttgtatttgcttgtgataagttcagaccttatattgttgattctaaagtaactattcacacggatcatgctgctattaaatatcttatggaaaagaaagatgctaaacctagacttattagatgggttctcttgctacaagaatttgatttacatattattgatagaaagggagctgagaaccccattgcagacaacttgtctaggttagagaatgttcttaatgacccactacctattgatgatagctttcctgatgaacaattaaatgtcataaatgcttctcgtactactccatggtatgctgattatgctaattacattattgctaaatttataccgcctagtttcacacatcagcaaaagaaaaagtttttctatgatttaagacattacttctgggatgacccacatctttataaagaaggagtagatggtgttattagacgttgtgtacctgggcatgaacaggaacagatcctacgcaagtgtcactccgaggcttatggaggacaccacgctggagatagaactgcacataaggtattgcaatccggtttttattggcctactctcttcaaggatgctcgtaagtttgtcttatcttgtgatgaatgtcaaagaattggcaatattagtagacgtcaagaaatatctatgaattattcacttgttattgaaccatttgatgtttggggctttgattatatgggaccgtttcctgcctctaatggatatacacatattttagttgctgttgattacgttactaagtgggtagaagctattccaactagtagcactgatcataacacctctattaagatgcttaaagaagttatttttccgaggtttggagtccctagatatttaatgactgatggtggttcacattttattcatggtgcttttcgtaaaatgcttgccaagtatgatgttaatcatagaattgcatctccttatcacccacagtctagtggtcaagtagaattgagtaatagagagcttaaattaattttgcaaaagactgttaatagatctagaaagaattggtccaagaaacttgatgatgcattatgggcctatagaactgcatataaaaatcctatgggtatgtctccgtataaaatggtttatggaaaagcatgtcacttacctctcgaactagaacataaggcatattgggccattaaagagctcaactatgatttcaaacttgtcggtgagaagaggttatttgacattagcgcACTtgatggagaacccaagcctatgagaatgctaaattgttcaaagaaaaagttaaaagatggcatgacaaaagaatacaaaagcgtgagtttaatgtaggtgattatgtattattatacaactctcgtttaagattttttgcaggaaaacttctctctaaatgggaaggtctttacgttatcgaggaggtctatcgttccggtgccataaaaatcaacaacttcgaaggcacaaatccgaaggtggtaaacggtcaaagaatcaaacactatatctcaggtaatcctataaatgttgaaactaatgttattgaaaccgtaaccccggtggaatacataagagacactttccagaacgtttcagactccgaaaaggaataggtatgtggtacggtaggtaaaccaactccaaaacagttttaatggcatttttctccgttttagaatatttagaaaaatagaaaaataagaagctgtccgggaaggacacgagggctccacgagggtggacggcgcgccctaccccctgggtgcgtcCCCTGCCTCgcgggcacctcgtgcgctctccggactctgttttcttgcacgatacgtattttgatcggtaaaaattcattatataatctcccgaaggttttgaccaccgtatcacacaattatcctctattcttgtttcgagttgttttctgtcaaggttgtcaaggccaggcatcatgtcgaccccctcctccaacaatggtgacaacgatgcttggctaatgaagatagagctgaagagggaagaacccatagagatcaacaaggatgaagggatcaagaaggccacggaggaccaagctccggcagcagaagacatccttcaacttgatcacaatcttcttaccccaactgagatcgaagctttcaagatgattgagttagctcgtatacaaaacaagtatctcacacgtgaaaatattttgttgaaggagcatatctccgcactcaagggcattatctgcaagctggaggacctcttacgcttgatgtgcgactatccatcatcacctccatcttcttcaccagtaaaggagacataatcatatgggtatgggcactccccttggcaactgccaagcttgggggaggtgccccggtatcgtatcaccatcacatctctatctttaccgtttttcttagttcaatccttttagtaatatcttgatctagtagaataaagtttttggtatgatctagttttgagttttgctttatgatccctctatgtaatcgagtccgtgagctatataataaagattagtgttgagtcaagggcttgattattttgctatgatcttgagtgaataaaagaaaaagaaaggaataaaaagaaacaaagagatcatattgatcttatggagagtaatgacttcacatagaaaaaatatgatgattaaaagttgttgagagttgacaaatttagttttggtcatcgttgcaattaagaggaagtaataaagaaagagaggtcacacatataaatatactatcttgcacatcttttatgattgtgagcactcattaaaatataacatgctaaagagttgatgttggacaaggaagacaacgtaatgggttatgttttcttatatctgagataaagtatattgtcctggatcatccaacatgttgagcttgccttttcCCCTCATgttagccaaattctttgcaccaagtagagatactacttgtgcttccaaatatccttaaacccagttttgccatgagagtccaccatacctacctatggattgagtaagatccttcaagtaagttgtcatcggtgtaagcaataaaaattgctctctaaatatgtatgattgattagtgtggaggaaataagctttatacgatcttgtgatgtggaagaaataaaagcgacagactgcacaataaaggtccatatcacaagtggcaatataaagtgacgttctttcgcattaagattttgtgcatccaaccctgaaagcgcatggcaacctctgcttccctctgcgaagggcctatcttttatcaTTATCTTCtgccttatgcaagagtcatggtgatcttcacctttcctttttacattttatcctttggcaagcacagtgtgttggaaggatcctgatatatatatatatatatatatatatatatataattggatgtaagttagcatgagttattattgttgacattacccttgaggtaaaaggatgggaggcgaaactataagcccctatctttctctgtgtccgattaaaactccgtaaccacaagtattgcgtgagtgttagcaattgtgaaagactaaatgatagttgagtatgtggacttgctgaaaagctctgacatagactctttctgatgttatgataaattgcaattgcttcaatgactgagattatagtttgttagttctcaataaattTTCTGGTTcgtacttgacattgtgaatagattattacttgagcataagaaatcatatgacaatatccatatatgttgctgttataagaatgatcatgatgccctcatgtctgtattttattttatcgacacctctacctctaaacatgtggacatatttatcgttattggcttccgcttgaggacaagcgaggtctaagcttgggggagttgatacgtccattttgcatcatgcttttacatcgatatttattgcattatgggctgttattacacattatgtcacaatacttatgtctattctctcttattttacaaggtttacataaggagggagaatgccgacagctggaattctgggctggaaaaggagcaaatattagagacctattctgcacaactccaaaagtcctgaaactccacggaacttatttttggaaataataaaaaatattgagtggaagaaataccagaggggggccacccaccaggcacgagggtgggggcgcgccctacccccctgggcgcgcccctgcctcgtgggccccctggcggccctccggtggccatcttctgctatgtgaagtctttcatccgaagaaaaatcataagcaagctttcgggacgagactccgccgccacgaggcggaaccttggcggaaccaatctagggctccggcagagctgttctgtcggggacacttccctccgggagggggaaatcatcgccatcttcatcaccaacgatcctctcattgggagggggtcaatctccatcaacatcttcaccagcaccatctcctctcaaaccctagttcatcccttgtatccaattcttgtctctaagtctgggattggtacctgtgggttgctagtagtgttgattactccttgtagttgatgctagttggtttatttggtggaagatcatatgttcagatccattatgcatattaatacccctctgattatgaacatgaatatgatttgtgagtagttacgtttgttcctgaggacatgggagaagtcttgctattagtagtcatgtgaatttggtattcgtttgatattttgatgagatgtatgttgtctctcctctagtggtgttatgtgaacatcgactacatgacacttcaccattgtttgggcctagaggaaggcattgggaagtaatgagtagatgatgggttgctagagtgacagaagcttaaaccctagtttatgcgttgctttgtaaggggctgatttggatccatatgtttcatgctatggttaggtttaccttaatacttcttttgtagttgcggatgcttgcaataggggttaatcataagtgggatgcttattcaagtaagaacagcacccaagcaccggtccacccacatatcaaattatcaaagtaccgaacgcgaatcatatgaacgtgatgaaaactagcttgacgataattcccatgtgtcctcgggagcgttttcctttatataagagtttgtccaggcttgtcctttgctataaaaaggattgggccaccttgctgcactttatttacttttgttacttgttgctcgttataAATTATCTTATCACAGAACTATCTGtcacctataatttcagtgcttgcagagaataccttgctgaaaaccgcttatcatttccttctgctcctcgttgggttcgacactcttacttatcgaaaggactacgatagatcccctatacttgtgggtcatcacctgCCCGGCAAGGCTTTGCACAGGGTAAGCACGACACATGACGGGGATCGTGCATGCAAATCGAGGAGCCACACCCCCCATTTTCCCACTAACGCACGACGTTACCGCTTCAGCGCGCGAACACGCAAATTCAAATCCCGAGGTTTCCGGGACGAATCAATCCGATTGATTCCCACCGATTCCTTTCCTAAAGGACGCTCGCCAGTCTGACTGACCACCCTCCGTGGGGATTCGTGCACTCGGCCACGTTAAACACCTGACTGAAGTCTTCTTCAGGATCGTTATGTGACGAGCTTGATGCCCCTCTGTGGGTTCACTTGGCCCTCTCGGTAGGCTCCAAGGCGCATGACTCGTAAACCTGGACTTCTAGAAGGCCCATGCCAGTGTTCTCCTGGGATAAGGAGTGGTGTCTCTCCAGAGAGTCAGACCACGCGATGGCGTCGCTCCTCGAGTTGTCATGGCATGCCCTCACTCGGCCCCCCAGTCTATCTCTTCCGAGAGACAAATGAATGCCACCGGGTTTTTTCTTGACGATCAACAACACCCGATCGTCCGGGTAAAACTATGGTCCAGAATCCGTTGCATTTCCATCCAATGAACAACAAATCATGACTCAGAAACATATTCCTAGCGGCCTTGCAGCACTCGGACTTAACCGAAGGGTCGACTTGTTTGTTCTACGAAATGTCAACCGATTCGGGGGATAATGATGTGGTCAACTATTACTGGTAGGGTCAAGGACCCATCATTTTGGACCCACATGGGGCTCATCACCATCGTAGGTAGGTTCCTGGACCATGCCATCATTCGGATGCGTCCATCAGGAGGATCGCTCGGACGGCTCTACAGCACTCGGAAAACCACACGTCACTCGGCGGACAATCAACCACTCGGACGTACATGGCAAGAAGGCGTCGTGGGAGCTGCAACAGTCGAGGGATCCTAAGTCGTCCACTAAATAGAGTTAAAGCTACCGTTACCTGCAACTGCTGTAGTATAGGCTCATTACACCAGTAACCGCCTCATTCAATGGCATTAATTGCCCCGGCGGCGTGGGAGACATGGGGCTGCagtgcactctatataagccgcaCCCCTCTCCGTAGCCGGGCACGTTCAACCTTGTAACCATATCCATGAAATTAAAGCAAGCCTCAGGGCACGAAACGTaaggcttttacctccaccgaGTGAGGGGCCTAAACTCATTAAACACCGTGTGTTACACCTACGCCGTAGCTAGTCTCTGCCCCCTTATTCGTACCCCTAGTACTCATTGTCAGGATCATAACCCCGACAACTGGTTCGGCAACTCCTCTCCCGCCACCAGTTGCAGTCACTTTGTGCTCATGCAGTTGTAGTCGAGTTATAATGCTTTTAGTTGCATGTCTAGTGGTGGACATGCAACTGATTTGACAACCTCCTCTCAACCCTAGCTATAGTAGCTTTGTGCTCATGCAGTTGCACTCAGTTTACAATGCTTGCACTTGCAAGTCTAGTTTTGTACATGCAACTGGCCCCGACAACCACCTCCTCAACTCAGTTACAGTGGCTTTGTGCCCCGTGTACTTGCAGTTGGGTTACAAAACTTGGAGTTGCATGTCTAGCGGTGGACATGCAACCGGCCCGATAACCCCCTCCCACTCCAGTTGCACTTGTACTGTAGCCCGTGCAATTACAGTCAGGTCAGAAAACTTGGAGTTGCATGTCTAGCGTTGGAAATGCAAATGGCCCGACAACCCTCTCCCACCTTAGTTGCCCTCATACTGTGGCCCGTGTAGTTGCAGTCGAGTTAaaacacttgtagttgcatgtcTAGTGGTGGACATGCAACTGACCCGACAACCCCCTTTGACACCAGATGCAGTTGATTTTGTGCTCATGCAGTTACAATCAAGTACAACGATTGCAATTGCATATAAAATGGTGGACATGCAAAGTGTTCATGGCACCCCGACCAACGTCGGCCAGATGCCTGCATGTGCCGGCCTAGGACAGGTCCCCAAAAAGTTTCTGCTCCTAATCCGACCTACAATAAtagaaacaaaaaagacaaaatgaAATGTGAATAGTGTCAAAATATTATTCAACCAAACTTTTCACTATTCACATTCGAATTTATCTTCTTTGAATCTCTAATTGTACATCGAGTTTTGAGATGATTTTTTAGAGTTGTAGACACACCCTGGAGATATGTTGTCATATAATTTTAGAATTTTTCATAATGTGTAAATATGATTTTGTGGTTGATCTCACCTAATGTGAGATCCTATACTAATCTCCCCCGTACTCTTCGGGAATCACCCGCACAGATCGGCCAGGTAGGACCAGGCCACCGCAAATCGGCCCTACCGCTGTCGCGTCACCAACACACACACATCATTGGGACGACAACTCGCGTCGCTCACCGAGCCCTACCCTAGCTCGGCGCCCCTAACTAGATGTGCCACCGTGCGCTAGTTATCCACACGTGAAGGAGGGAGGTGCCCCGCCACCAGCCATCGCGAGGAGCTTtgcccgggcggcggcggaggaagggggagagggagcaTAGTTGCGGGACGTGGCAAGCGCCACCGCCACACGAGTCGTCCGGGGCCGGGGAGGGAGGGCGGCTAGGGACGTTTTTTACCCCTCAAATAATGGGTACTCTTTCGAGATGTACATACACACTTGAGAATTAATAAATATGATTGCTAAATCTCAGTCAACTGAGACTTAATAAAATCTTAGTCGATCCTATATTTGTTAGATCTTATGTGAAGATTcgtataatttttttatttttttctttcttctttttataTGTTCTATCACTTGACGTCAATCGAGATCTAGCCACACCTTTAAAAATCAGGACTAGTCGTCCATTCACTTCATTTCCATCTCATTTCAGGCATTGAGGTTTCGTTGTTTGTTTTTAACCAAGCACCATGACGCCTGATCTAAAACATATTTTCGTTCCTAATCTAGTGCAGGATTCAAAGATTTCTTCCACACAAGCACAACGCCAAGTGCACCACAAATACTCGTATAAAATGAAACCATTTAACTCGAGGTAACTTAGAGTTTTAAAACTCATCTTAGAACAAAAATAAGCTTCAGAACTCTCTGTTTTTGATTTCGTCCTGGAGCCAAAACAACAAAGAGATTGACAATCTGCAGCAATCCTATTACTCCTGTCCTGTGTTCAATTAAAACAGCAAAAAACGTGGCATCTTGCTGTGCCTAACCTGGAACTCCAACAGCAAAACCTCTGAAAAATCTTTCTCAGGGAGGAAGGATTAGCCACTTAAGTTTCGATCTTGGCGTCCATCTTGAGAGACGCCTCCTTGTTCAGGAGCGGGCTCGCCGTCCGGTTCGCCACCGGCTTCACCTTGGGGTTGGTCAGCGAGCGGTGCCGGAAGCCGTAGAGCCTGAGCACCTGGTTGTCGGCGAAGTTGAAGGCGCGCTCCATGCCGGTGAGGCACTGCTCCACCGGGTAGTCGCCGTAGCTGCCGCAGGGCTTGCATCCGACGAAGTGCGTGATGAAGGGCCACCGCTCGTCGCCGAGCCCCGGGTGGTGCTTCTCCATCATCTCCTCGTACTTGTCCACCAGCCCCGCCCAGAAGCCGTGGAGGTAGTATTGGTTCTCCACGTACACCTTCTCCATCCACCGCTCCTTCTCCGTGAGCAGCAGGTGGATGAGCGCCGACTGGTCGTCCGCCTCGAACGCCGGCCGGCCCGTCAGGCTCGCCGTCAGCACCTTCCCGGCCGCCTCGCGGACGCGGCCCTTGGGCCCCATGGGCGCCCACGCGTCCAGCAGCTCCATGGACCACTGGCAGTTCCGGAGCAGGAAGCTGCCGGTGTTGAGGGCCACCCAGGAGCGCTGCTTGTTGAGGAGCTCAGGGTAGCCGTGGATGACGAGGTTGCTCCCCTCGTAGCGGGAGAGCGGGATCTCGAAGCCCATGTCGGTGAAGAGCGCGTCGCTGTCCATCCACCACACCCACTCCACCTCCGGGTGCGACAGCATCAGGCGGCGCAGCAGAGGCAGCTTGGACCAGTACCCGGAGAGCTCGCGGTCGAGGTGCACCATGTTGTGCACGATCTCGATGCCGTGGAGGCGGCAGTAGTCGATCTTGTTCTTGGTCGACTTGAGCAGGTAGTGGTCGCCGGCCGGGTTGTCGCATGGCCCCGGCGACGACCCGGTCACCAGCAGGATCCTCGGGTTGCCCCGCGCGTCGCGGGAAGGGAACCCCGGATTCTGGGACAGCCACTGGCGGCGCTTGGCGTTCCACCGCGTGATGCTGGGGCCGAGGGTGTAGTTCTTCTCCTCGACGACGGGCATGGCCGTCGAGTTGCCTGACAAGGACGCATCGACGACGGGCTGGTCCTCGtcgtcggggtcggagtcggtgcgTATCTCGCGGAGAATGCGCTCGATGTCCTCGGCGACCTTGGCGTCAGCTGCCGCGTCGCCACCGCCCTCGCCGGAGAAGGCCATGAGGTTGATGCCGACGGTGCCGCGGAGCACGAGGATGGTGATGAAGCCGCATATGAGCGTCATCTTGACGTTGTTGATGGTCTTCTGCATCTGCTTgttccctccgcgcgc
This genomic window contains:
- the LOC109787156 gene encoding probable glycosyltransferase 3, which codes for MAAGGLGRPGRPARGGNKQMQKTINNVKMTLICGFITILVLRGTVGINLMAFSGEGGGDAAADAKVAEDIERILREIRTDSDPDDEDQPVVDASLSGNSTAMPVVEEKNYTLGPSITRWNAKRRQWLSQNPGFPSRDARGNPRILLVTGSSPGPCDNPAGDHYLLKSTKNKIDYCRLHGIEIVHNMVHLDRELSGYWSKLPLLRRLMLSHPEVEWVWWMDSDALFTDMGFEIPLSRYEGSNLVIHGYPELLNKQRSWVALNTGSFLLRNCQWSMELLDAWAPMGPKGRVREAAGKVLTASLTGRPAFEADDQSALIHLLLTEKERWMEKVYVENQYYLHGFWAGLVDKYEEMMEKHHPGLGDERWPFITHFVGCKPCGSYGDYPVEQCLTGMERAFNFADNQVLRLYGFRHRSLTNPKVKPVANRTASPLLNKEASLKMDAKIET